gccgctgctgctcctccacctcgaGTGGGGCCAGCTGAATTATCCATTTCGGATGCCTCTCCGGGGAAGTGTTCTCGTcagggaggaggcctcggggaagacttAGGTcctaggacatgctggagagactatgttgCTCAACTGTCGTGGGAATAGCTCGGAATTTCCCCGGAAGAGGCAAGGGAAGTCCGGAAATTCCTGCTCAGACTTTTGCCCCGGTAAGCGgcggaggatggatggatggagggatggatcgatggatggagGGACTACATTGGACATAGTGGATTAATTTTCATGCCTGGGCAGTGGTTCAAGCACTATGGACACAAGAATAAAGCACCCCTGTCGTTGCGTCATTGAATTCAGTCTGCTCACCCACAGGACCGGCACGCCATTGTAGCTGATGATTGTCGGAATACATAACTGTCCATTTCAACGCCCCAGAAAATCAATCGTTTTGCCACATTCTGTCCCCAGATGCAGCTGCAGATACGAGCCCAATAATAACCACGGTAATCCCCGACCGTTTGGTtgtgagagaaagaaagattttCTGTGTAAATTCCTCATCTGCAAAGGATACGATTTGAAACCGAATCATTTCTGGTACCATCAGAGCAACATCTGCATCAGCATCTGCATCATGTGGCTGTTTGACATTATCGCATGGAGACAGAGACGTGCTAAACTTCATATTTTGAAACAGGATGCATTTATGAATTTTAAACCAGGAAAGGTGcccctatgggcaatttagtgtagcCAATTCACctcttttgcatgtttttggtggtggagaacatgcaaactactcacagaaaggccgcaagtcggattcaaacccatTATCTTGTTACTGTGAGGCAAccgcgctaaccactgcgccaccgtgtcgCTCGTATCTTCTCTGCTCAAATCTGATCTTGTATCTTCTCTTTTATCTTCACGCTCAGGGCAGCTCCACCTTCAGATAACAATGGTTAGGAGCTTTAAACATCCTCTTTTAGCTCCGCCTCTCCTTCACTCCCGCCCCCCTCGTGCTGCCTTTCAATCCTCACAGCTTTCAttttcaggctggagcgtcATGCACTCAACAACTCGGTCCTGCAGAGATTAGGAAGCTCTCAGTAAAAAAGGCTGAGTCACAGAAGTCCCGTTATCGGCAGTGGCAGCGCAGCGGACTGGCAAAGGGGCACGATGGCAGCCGGGCGCAGCCTCTGCTGCCGCCAgcttcacgggggggggggttcacacgCAACCACGTTCCTTTACCGCAGGAATATAGCAAGCATCTGCCAGCTGGTgcctgttgttattattattgatcgTCAAATGCCTTCAGACATGAACGAATCAAGCCGACGTTGCTCATTTCATCTCTTTAGCCTTTGATTGTAGTTTTTGACCTTTGTTAACAGAAATCTTTGCTCTTCTCGGTCAGTTCCTGTTATCTAGTTAAGCTGGTAAAATAAATGGCTGCAGTCCCAACATGTTTCTCATAGTGGGCCATGAATAACTGCATCTTTTTAGTTCATCCCCAGCTTTGAATCATCTTCCTTCTGGGTTTATGCCTAAGGCGAGTCCATGTTTGGACTGCCTTTACTTTATTAGTGTCGTGTCAAAGATGGATCAGAGTTCCGTCTCCTGCTCCCACGCAGACACCGAGTGGACGTTCTCGGCTCCCAGACAGACATCCCGCTCCAACCATCAGACCAGCGTGTCTCGTTTTTCTCCAGGAGACGCTGTCAGTGATCATTTCCTGTCTATTCTCCATCACCCCCAGCCTCTGCCTCAGCCTGCAGTGCTGCTCACACTGCAGATGACTGACGCACTATTAAATCTcccatagcccccccccccccccccatctctgggGACAGCACGAGATGCAGCCACTGAAAAGCCACAAAATATGTTGTTACGGTTTCCagagaaaaaaagcacacatgtgctagcccccccctccccgccttGCCACCCACGTCTCTATTATTTGATTTTCCCACTTTATTGTTCTCTTCCCCGGTGTCAGTTTACATTATAGGCAATGAAATTAGCTCATTAGCGCTGTCCCTTGTCCCCACCAAGCTGTCGCTGCAGGCTTCTCTTTACGACAGCTGGCATAGGGGCAGTCATCTCccttttattacctccgccaaggaggttattgTTTTGTCGGCGTTTGTCTAtttgtgggtcgaagacagagacgaaaaTGAGGAGGGAGACGGGTGCATCGAAAGCAAGacaagagggaatggaagaatTTAGGATTAAAAGTCCAAACTCTTAATTCTAAattcttccattccctcttctcttgctTTTTATTCACCCGCCTTCCTCCTAGGATTAAGAGTTGGGACTTTaaataatgcagcctcatgggcagtaTGGTTAGCAGGAGCTCTGGATTTACCGGTCGGTCTACGTTCCTGCTCTCACAGGACAGGATCCCAAATACAAGCAGTCGGAATGAGTTTCCTCCACAGGGTGGCTGGGgggctcccttagagacaggaggggggggggctcaaacaGGAGTCAGAGGAAGTGGCTGAAATAGATGctccctggacgcctccctgggaaGGCGTTCCAGGTTatgtcccaccaggaggaggcctcagGGAAGACCGAGGACACGCTggggagactatgtctctctgctctccctGAGAACGCATCGGGATCccccctggaggagctggaggaggtggctggggagagggaagtctggaagtccctgctgagactgttgcctcccgGCCCCGGAGAAGCGGTGGaagacggatggacggacggatgctgATCGATTTGACAGCACAAAGAACAACCGCATCACATTTCAAAAGGCTTTCCTCACACTTAACGCCAGAGCAACAACAAGAGACGTGatgctgtaaatgaaatgaataatctATGAGCGGATGATTCTGACCTCAGCGTAGAGAGATGATGGGCTGTCACACTTCTAATATTTCACTAATGTTGGTAATGAGCTGGAACACCAATAACAGGCTCTGTTGCTTAGCAGCATGTCTATAAACCCTGAAATGTTCAGGCATGCTGGAGGGATATTCCCAAGGAAAACACAGCAGCGGTATCTCTGTTTGGGAAGTACCCTGTCAGATACTTCCATGTGTGTACTCTGAGCACTGAATTAGATTTGGGGATTATGTTTTTGTACATTAACAGATCACATATTCTGAATGCACGTTTTCAGATTGCTGCACATGTTAGAATACGTGGCGAATATTCTGCAAATTGATAATGTTGCCATATTAATGGCTCCATCTATCTGAACAGTACACGCTTTAAATATATGTaataatatgatttttttattgtccTCTTTAACCAATAATCCCAGTGGAGAAGTGTGAAGGCCGCGCGTCCATCAACCGCTGACTCATCAGCCGGACCAACAGCGGCAGAGTCCAAAAACACATCAAGCCTCTTGGATGTGTCTGATTGGGCTTTAGCACCTGTGTgtcactgctggggggggggggggggttatggagAAGAGATGCTTTCGGGATCGTGGCGGTGACCATTCTCTTTCTGTCCTTTCAGACTTGCGGCGAATGACGGCAGGTTTCATGGGCATGGCGGTGGCGATCATCCTGTTCGGGTGGACCATCGGTGTGCTCGGCTGTTGCTGGGACAGAGGACTCATGCAGTATGTGgctggcctcctcttcctcatgggAGGTAAGCccctccctcccacacacacacacatacacagcacCCCCAATGAGTCAGTAGATTTTAAGCAGCTCTTAGTATGacaacaaatataattttttgCATACTCCGAGTACCTTCTTTGACGAGAGCAAACGCCGCAGCAGAGttctgctgccctctactgtTTGGGAGTTGTGCTCCAGTGATTCCACTATCCGGTCCACATTTCCGTGGAGGCTGCTTGACAGGCCATTAAACAGTAAAGGAGAAAAACGGAAGGAAAACAATCGACTTCATTGGGGCGACTGTAACCCCACACAGTAGAGCAGACGCCACTGgattatttattgctttatttgGTTGCTATGACAGCATTCTGATGTACTTTTCCGCCTGCTTCAGCATGTCATTGTCTCCTTTCAGGAACCTTCTGCATCATCTCCCTCTGCACCTGCGTTGCTGGCATTAACTTTGAGCTCTCCCGGTACCCGCGCTACCTCTACGGCCTGCCGGACGACATTGGCCATGGCTACGGCTGGTCTATGTTCTGTGCATGGGGAGGCCTTGGCCTTACCCTCATTGCTGGCTTTTTCTGCACCCTGGCTCCCTCGGTTCAGCCCATACCCCGATCTACCTGCCCCAAGTCCAGACAGGAGAATGGCACCGTCTGCTAAAGAGGAGACGGACCACAGATTGGCAAAGAACGAACAGAATACCGTTCTCCACGTCTTCATCGGTCcactcatccccccccccccgtctctcctggttatagattttttttaaattgtgtgtgtTAAGAAATGGAAGATTTTGAaaatatcaacaacaacaacaaacacaaggaCTTAAGAAATGTTATTGAGAATTCCATGTTGTGCTCGAACTCTGAAATGGACCCTGGTCTTGGTCGGGAATTTCGTAGAGACACTGGAAGACTACATTTTGGTGATTTATAGATCATAACTGAATACATGTTGTGTGAttctaagagggggggggggtctcagaaaAGGACCTAGTGCTGTGACTTTGGAGAACTTCCCTGGGATTAAGTTGCACCGAAGAGTCCAGAGAATCAAATCCAGGAAAGCTGTGGAAGAcatttgtgcccccccccccccccccctgtggagtCCTTCACCTGGACGAGACATACATTAATTTGACTCGCTGTGCTGGGGTTGGGGCTGTGGCCGTCTCTTAACCGTTTCAGTGTTCCAGCCCACTCTTGCCACTATGATACGCAGCTCCGGTGTTGAACATTACTGTGCAGAAAAGACAACCAGGAAGTGTCCTGGTTGTCTTTTATAACCCAAGTGTCCATCTGTCCATTTATAGTGTGGTTTCCGTCTTATTGAGTCCATCATCGTGAAAGAACTGTCAAACGGCAAAGCAAATGTGAGAAGATAATGTGTGTATGGGTGTGCGTGATTTTGCAGAGGCATCATTTAACCTTTtctttagaggggggggggatattgaTGAAGACAAAGCAATGACAATGACTAAAATGGAGCCCAGTGCTGATGAAGACAATGGAGAGAGGAAAGATCCTGTTTAACCCAACTGACTGTGGCCCCATCAGACCCGCCCCAGCTTTTCAtcatggcggggggggggggctgtgaagaTGTGCATTTTCTCGCACTACGCAGGTTTTCTTTTACTAGCAGGCAAAACCAGAGGGATTCAAAGTTTATTCACTTCACTTCAAAGTGAAACATCCCAAGCCATCCTAAAACGCACACTCGCTCACAAAGCAGGCACACGGAGACGTTATCGGCTCAGTAAATCCACACCCGTTTCCCAACCACCTTCCTTTTTACGCTGACGGGGGGCTGCTGTGAGCATCGCACTGGTTTACGCTTCCAGTGTTGAATACCCTGATTCAACACTGGAAGCCTCAGAGACAATAATGGTCCACCTTTTATACGGAGTGGTGAACCTACGGACATTCTACATCAGGGTGGCGTCGACGAAAGAAGAGCAAATATAGCACTAAATAAGTGTGAAGACATCATCCAGAACAAATGTGGAAaggacagcggggggggggcttaaaaatTAACATGTTCTAATATCACTGCCGCATCATGTAGTCTGTGTATTCCAATGtctaaataagtaaataaaaatgaatagaaaTGTCACTTGAAGCAGCGCTTTCATACCTTATAAGTAAAATACGTAGAGTGCTTGAGCCAGCCTCTGCTTCAGAATCATATCAGGGTTCCTCGCTCCGGAATCTTCTCTGGATGACGATGTCGTCTTCTGCTTTCAGTGGACGCGCTCTTGTTTTGATAATGTGGGGGCCTTCGCCAATttaaaatgctaataaaaaGTCAGGACTATCCATGAACGACTGCAAGTAAAGCAGTCAAGCGATTAAGCGAGTTCCCTCTTCCATCAATGTCAATTCAAGTCCATTCAACCAATCTGCCTATGCTAAAAGTAGTCaagatacgtgtgtgtgtgtgtgtgcgcatgttaTTCTCTACCAGCCCAACAGAACCATGTTCAGAATGACCCACCATCAAAGGAGAAATGGTTCACAACAGAACAAAGCTTTTAAAATTACGCAAAGGCTCCagtaagaccttattttccaaaaatgagtTTCTTGCTATATTACGTATCCTTGATCAACTCTAAGCTAATGTATGTTCCGATATTTTTGGATATTGGTGTTCAGACTTTGGGTTCTTAAACAAGACCGTTACAGACATGCACCTGCAGAAGCTTGGttatcaataaaatgtattttagtgTTTATATACATGCATTTCTTGAAATGTGAGTGTTTATTCATTCACATGATACTGGATTCTACCGCTAAGTTCCAATGGAATGTCCTAACGACGGTTGATTGACTTTTGTTGTAGtaaagaactagaaaagcactcagggagcgcagacctccgccaagcagctcgttcccctcctaactggatctacaccgtccacatggtgatctggatcagcaccagaaggctctagattgttcttggtatcttggTATCttagtaaaagtgaatcagagttaacTCACTTCCTCACTCACATTTGCATTAAAAGTACTGTTATCCCAGTTtacaccactagatggcagtaatGGCGCATGAGAGTAAGAGCTCAGTAGTTGGATAACACTAGTAGGGACACGTGTACCTTCAAGATAATATCTGAACTATCTATCTTGTTTATGAATTTAGCATTACGCGATCACAAAAAAACACCATTCCTTCATAATCACTCTGTATTAGTCTATCAGTTCAATATTTTTCATGTGATCAATAGCAAATTTGAATGTAGACATTTTATGACAGACTATTGTTTTCATGCTGGAGTTATATTTAGTAACTCCATCTCGGCGTTACACAAATCAGGATTTTCAACTCCAACTctcttctgtctgctctctgtcacctttgaccttccttGTCTCCTAGTGACCTGAACAGAGAAAAACACGAAACAGAAGTCAGTAGCTGTCGTCAGTCTGCAGCGTCTGATAttgttctctgctgcagcacggACTCTGCCTTTGATGAGCATGAACAGGTAATAAAAAGTTGTGTCTTCTTTCGTCAATGTAACCCTGGATTCCACGCTGGACCTCTGGCCCCCTGAAAGATATAAAAGAGGATCAATAATGTTCATTTGTTgtatgcaaacacaaacaaaacttatTGTTTTACCTGTCAGCAAGCTGACCACAAGTCCAACAATGAGAGCTGTTAGAGTTCCAACAGGACCAAAGTAGAGATAGGAAGGAGACTGCCAGGTATCTGCCAGCAGATGTCTGATGGTGGGAGAAGTAAATAataccaatcaatcaatctataGATCCAttctgtatgtatgtgtgtgtcatgcTCAATCCCTTCTTCCAGATGTCGGTCAGCTCGTTTTGCCACATCAGTCGCACTTGCCCTTTCCTGTTCTTAGTCCACCACCACTATGTCCTCTTGGTTAGCCAGCACCTGTCAGTCTGGGGACTGAAGTCCCACAGCACGTTTGGTGGCGTGTCCCAACAGGGTTTTGGTACTTCTTGTTCATACCAGGTGCAAATGTTCCCGTACACCATGACAGCTACAGATTGCACATTTTCATGTACACTGATCAAGGTAGCATCTTACACCCTTCTACTGTGTCGGGCGCCATCGAAGCCCACTCATCGAATcgtgtttcaatgttgcactgtacttgtactgtgttgacaatgacaaataaagctttccattccattccatttccaTCTCAGGAACATCTTTGCACACTTTACACTTTGGGTTTGATCTACTCTGGTAGACCATGGACTTTTTAGCCCTGGTACATAAAGCCTGTTCTTGTGGTGCCATGATTGTGGATTCCAACCATTGGAAAGACAGACATTTCTGCTGCCCGACGCATTCAAATAGCAGTTCACCCAAAGGGGCCATCGTCTTCAATTACTCCTAGATTCTAGAATTCATCCTGAACTGTCACCATAATACTTTCTAGTTCTCGGACTCTGTCTTTCCATGTTGCTTTTATAATAATTTGATGCAATGGACACACGACAGCCAGTTACAGACTTACTTGCCGTCACTGTTTTGTACTTGGGATGTGATGATGGACATTGATTGTGTTGGCAGAACAGTGGAGGTCCAGTTGAAGCTGTCTGTGATATTGAAATCACAGCCCTCAGTGGTCAGTGGCAGAGGTCGGGTCATTGCAGTAGGAGGGGGGTATATAATGCCTCCAATGCTGACACAGAAGGAGGCAGCCAGCCCCAACAAAAGACCTGACAACGCTCCCTGTAGAAAAACTGTACGTTGAGTCTCATGTAACACCTCTCATTCAAAACAGGTGAACAGATCAAGTCAAAAGAACaattttaaaagcaaacaaagaatATCAACATGAACCAAACCTCCAACTCATCACATTAAGAGCTTAAGTAAAAATCGTTGTCTTGACAGGTAAACAGTTTGATAAATAGTATGTTAAGGCAAAgtcccaaaacaaaaaaacggacAGAGTAAATTATAactcagaaaaagaaaacaggaatgtAGAAAATGAACTGGTAGAGAAGTGAACACATTATAAACACAAGAGGATGATGGGATAACAAGACACAGATTATACTGATTCTTAAGGTAAGAAAAGTTTTAGTGAGGGAAGGACAGACTTACTTTGGAATTGACAAATGGACAGAGGATACCCAAAATGAATATGCCAAGTAAAGGACCTCCAGTAGAGCCAGCAATGACATCACTCTCCTGTTTGAAAAGAGATCatcaaatcaaaatgtaaatatgagAATGGTGACTCCATCACCTGCTTCATTGTGGTAAGAAATTGGTTTGAAGTTATTTAGAGCAATTTTGCgttaatataaattatttttttcaaatgtcatGAAGCATATATGGTTCCTATTTGTGTCTATTAAATAATTGTGATGCAAACATATTCACAGATCAACTCAACCTGCATCATTGTTCCCATGGCTGAAGCCAATCCAGCCATGCCAATACACAAAATCCCATAAAAGAAGGCTGGAAACAAATCACATTAGAAACAGATATGTTACTTCTGCACAATTTCACAGCTAGTTACAGCCTCAGTCACACGCTTGTGCTCATCCACTCACTCAGTCCTTTGGACATCCAGAACAGATGCTTCTCAGACATGTTAGTGTATGGTTTGATCAGGTCCTCCAGTGTCACGGCAGCCAATGCATTGATGCTGGTCGACACTGTGCTGTGATTAAATACAGTAACAACATGAACCATCATATTTATGCAAGTTTCTATGGATAAAGTTCATTTGCAGTACTGGACAGATGCAGTcaggtttattctcattttactcGGACAGCTAATGATGAACAGATTATTTTACAAAGTCCAAAGACAAATGCTTTGAAGAGGACAGTTGTTTATTGTGCTATCACGCTTCAGAATAATTGCCCACTGAACATATGTGATTTGAATAGTAAAGTCTCTTTTAAATACCATCTAAGGATGCACTATTGAAATCTGTATGGAAGTAtggaatttaaaaatattaagcatgaatgtaataacttttcttaaaaatgtctgatgatgtttataattttataatgttttattgcttttagattattattgttaaatgAATTGTAATTATATGTATTGTGTGTATCatgttttgtgttgtctttctgtggACGCCAGGAAGACTAGTTCATCACTTTTGtggcagctaatggggatccttttaaacaataaacaattaGTTGATATACATTATTCTTTACACAGTCTTCCTTAGTGATTAGCACAGTTGTCATCATGATACAACTTAAAATGTTGAGTGTGGCCATTGGATCTATGGTGTGGGGTAACTTTCATGAGCATGAACCTTAGCGTGCCGCTACATACGGCTGCAAAAAATAGTCCAGGAAGGCCAGGATAGTCGGTCAAGATGTCCATCACCAAATACGGCATCAACTGAGAAGAGCGTTTATGACATGGAATCTTATAAAGTGATACAATAGCGTTAATAATGTTATACTGTAAATTatctatttgtatttaaatatataaaggCAAGTATAACAAACATAAACTTCAGCTTTACTAAGTATCTTGTTTTATACCTGATCAGGATCAGAGACTTGTCCAGATGTCCATGGGTCACAGTTCTTATAGAATGAGAAGAGGCACATTCCGACAAACATCGTGGACACCAGGAAAGTGCACAGACCTAACATACAGCTGTACACAGCtctggaaaaagaaaggaacGCAATACCAATAAAGGCAAAATACATGGACACAAACTTTCAGGTATTCCAGATTGATTCATTCAAAATATTGGGAGGCATGACCCACAAGGCAATACTCTTTATAAACACGGGTATATTTCACTATCTGTCCAGTTTGTCTTCATTTTCTGTGTTGGTTTTTCAAATTAGGGATTACATGTTGCTACTGCATCTACAAATCCCCCCTGGTAGGCCACACATCTGGATATGTCACTACAAAATCACAAACAACATTCGAAAAGAACTTTGAGTTTGAATAAAGTTGCACCAATGCTATCTGAATGcggctaataataataatgcattggacttacatagcgcttttctatgagaaactcaaactcaaagcgCTCAACTCATAGTGCATTATTCATtgactccatacttggtggtggtgaagctaaagcgaggctgccaatttatgccatcggccctcctgaccaccaccgacattcacacaggcaatgtgtcTGCTGAGATatgctccagcacgacccgccactcggtaacagacaaagcggtcaggaagatgaatcaATGAAAAACAATTGCTTTTGATTCAGAAGTTGTCTTTGTCAGAAGATGTCTGTCGTGCTACAGATCTGGAGTGTGACGAATGAAGGAGAACTCCAGCTGATTTtgattttcaaatatattttcaaatgtagTGCAAAATTCTTTCTATGAAATGCATAGACATGACAGTGtccaacaaaaaacacagcaaagtgTTACTCACATTCTGGCATGAGTGAGGCTTTTGCAGGAGATATATCTCTGCACCTGGGATTGGTTAGTCCCGTTTACACCAGTCCAGTACAATGTTGATCCAATGACCGTTGTCCAAAAAGTGTGTCTCCTCAGAGGGTTTGTGTCAAAACTGGTGAAACACAAAGATTCAGGtcacatttgtttattaattcattattcTATTCATAGTGTTTTAAACAATCCAGTTTGTTCAAAAGTGCAACACAAGAGACGACCTCAATTGTCTCGTCTACATATTTGAACAAAAGATTCAATggtaaactagaaaagtactcagagagtgcagacctccgccaagctgctcattccccttgtatttagatttacatcgtccacatggtgatctggatcatcgtcaaaCGGTTCTAAATTGtgcttggtatctttatacaccaaccatgaaaagtgaaagtgaatctgagttgatgtgtatttttaacagattctaATCCATACATACACTTTGATAACTTTCTTCAAGCTACACATGATTCATAATTTTAGATACAAGCAAACTACCGCATtgatttattctctctctcaaccACTGGGGTTTCATACTCACTCCAAAAAGTTGAGTCTTCCTCCTTGTTGTGAATCAGAAATGATGGTGGAGAGGCCGCCTTGTAAGATCACAGACTTAATGATGACTGCCAGGAAACCTGATAGCATTATTCCAAACTAGGAGATAAAATAAGACACCGTTGGGTTGGGAAAATGACACCTAatttttgaaaataaaggttatattatattgtaacaTTATtggattaaaattatttttactttgattgTGTGTGCTACTATACTGTATTATCTCTAAATAGGATTGTGAATGGATGACCCACCTGGAAGACATCAGTCCACACCACTGCTTTCAGTCCTCCCTGTAGGGATATAGATCAGATATTGGTTATTTCATTTATCCATACCTCTGTGGATAAAAccaattaaatgtatttaaatatagtcAGTTTTCCATGGTACAACTCATCTATGCAGTAttatgttcatatttatttactaaCCAATGTGCAGTACAGAGTACACACAATGCCTGTTGAAATAATTCCACCCCACAGATCTATATCAGCAACTGTGGAGCGAGAGAACAGAGGATACCAAACAGAAGTCTCAAATAACACACTGAGGGATGTTAGTAGTATTCTGATGCTAGTAATAATTTGGTGTGAAAAACGTGGACTGAAAACAACATACTTTGACTGAAAGCAAGGGCTGGACCATAGATGACAATTCCATTGTAGAGCATCTGTGTTAGACAGAGAAATATAAGTAGTAGCTAGCAGTACTTAATACTGACTAtacatagggtgacctacaagagtggagggaggagcacacaggtggacgacatcttgtgtagatggagcagtttaaaggaggttggtaggagagagtgtagccagacagcataggctggtggtgtgtaagatgactctTGTGATgtagaagatgaagaggactaaggTAGAACAAAGGACAAAGTGATAGAGGCtaaagaatgaagagtgttgtgtggctttcagggaagaggtctgggtgggcaagagaggcttccagaagacgggaatacaacagctaatgTGATTCGTGAGACATGTAGGAATGTattgggtgtgtcttctggaagaaAAGGAGATAAGGaaacctggtggtggaaccaggaagtgtagAAGTGTCTATTGGAAAAGAGGTTAGTTAAgtagaagtgggacattgagaggacagaagagagtaaacaggagtacagggagatgagacgcaaggcaaaggtcaaacagagggcatctgatgacctgtatgcaggttagatagtaacgagggagagaaggatctgtacaggctggacagacagagagacagagatgggaaggatgttcagcatgttagagtgatgaagggtagagatgggaaggtgttgacagaggccagtagtgtgtaggaagatggaagaagtatttagaagaattaatgaatgaggaaaatgagagaacaaaggggagtagatgtacctgttgtggaccaggaagtgacaaagattagcagtGGCGAAGTTCGAAAgggtgaagaggatgaagaatgggaaggcagttggcccgGGTGACATACCTGAGGAGTTATGAAAGTGTCTAGGAGATGAAGCTGTAGagtttaacggggttgtttaatacaatcccgagaggagaggagaagaagatgccagaagaatggaggagaagtgtgcccattttcaagaagaagggagacatacagaggtgtggaaactatagggagatgaagctgatgagtcatacgatgaagttatgggaaaatgtagttgaggctagactaaggacagaagtaagtatttacaagcagcagtatggctttatgccgaggaagagtaccacagatgcaatgttagcgttgtggctagcaatggagaagtacagggaaggtcagaaggagcagcattgtgtctttgtagatctagagaaagcctataaCAAAGTAGAGGcgggattgcaccagggatacgtgctgagccc
This portion of the Brachionichthys hirsutus isolate HB-005 chromosome 22, CSIRO-AGI_Bhir_v1, whole genome shotgun sequence genome encodes:
- the LOC137911083 gene encoding sodium-coupled monocarboxylate transporter 1-like, coding for MSADSLVAGSLVAADYVVFALMLVVSTSIGVYFSWVNRHQESARDFLTGGRTLTALPVSMSLTASFTSSITVLSTPAEVYRHGAIFVFVALGQALSVVVVSEVFLPVFYRLAVTSTYEYLELRFNRATRLLGTVIFIVQTMLYNGIVIYGPALAFSQIADIDLWGGIISTGIVCTLYCTLGGLKAVVWTDVFQIGIMLSGVLAVIIKSVILQGGLSTIISDSQQGGRLNFLDFDTNPLRRHTFWTMVIGQTLGWTAVNGIIQSQVQRYVSCKSLTHARIAVYSCMLGLCTFLVSTMFVGMCLFSFYKNCDPWTSGQVSDPDQLMPYLVMDILTDYPGLPGLFFAAVCSGTLSTVSTSINALAAVTLEDLIKPYTNMSEKHLFWMSKGLTFFYGILCIGMAGLASAMGTMMQESDVIAGSTGGPLLGIFILGILCPFVNSKGALSGLLLGLAASFCVSIGGIIYPPPTAMTRPLPLTTEGCDFNITDSFNWTSTVLPTQSMSIITSQVQNSDGKHLLADTWQSPSYLYFGPVGTLTALIVGLVVSLLTGGQRSSVESRVTLTKEDTTFYYLFMLIKGRVTRRQGRSKVTESRQKRVGVENPDLCNAEMELLNITPA